The following coding sequences are from one Brienomyrus brachyistius isolate T26 chromosome 2, BBRACH_0.4, whole genome shotgun sequence window:
- the htra4 gene encoding serine protease HTRA1 isoform X2, with protein MLKFAACIFFLSVVDSRLIRKRQTHCPEVCDSSTCPPSPESCYYGVVKDRCGCCQVCASGEGDVCGDRGAGVCGVGMVCRYSKSSRRKHRGSCVCSSEEPVCGSDWRTYPSVCRLRAENRRADLKGTPRVILIQRGSCDSGPHNPGSMRYKFNFIADVVDKIAPAVVHLELFLRMPFSKQEIPVSSGSGFIVSEDGWIVTNAHVLSNKQRIRVGLKSGTQYDASVKDVDQKLDIALIKIESDNPLPVLLLGRSSDLRPGEFVVAVGSPFSLQNTVTTGIISTTQRGGHELGLKDSDMEYIQTDAIINYGNSGGPLVNLDGEVIGINTLKVTAGISFAIPSDRIRQFLAESYDRQMKGKTLPKKKYMGVRMLQLSAGLIRDLKDRDRDFPDVSSGVYVYEVIPGTAAAR; from the exons ATGCTGAAGTTTGCGGCTTGTATTTTCTTCCTCTCCGTGGTTGACTCGAGGTTAATCCGAAAAAGGCAAACGCACTGCCCAGAGGTCTGCGACTCCTCTACCTGTCCTCCCAGCCCGGAGTCGTGCTATTACGGCGTGGTGAAGGACCGCTGCGGCTGCTGCCAGGTCTGCGCGTCCGGAGAGGGCGACGTCTGTGGCGATCGCGGAGCCGGGGTGTGCGGCGTGGGCATGGTCTGCAGGTACTCTAAGAGCAGCAGGCGAAAGCACCGGGGATCCTGCGTGTGCAGTTCCGAGGAACCCGTGTGCGGGAGCGACTGGAGGACATACCCCAGTGTCTGCCGCCTGAGAGCCGAAAACAGGAGAGCTGACCTGAAGGGGACCCCCCGGGTGATCCTGATCCAGCGGGGGAGCTGCGACTCAG GACCACACAATCCTGGAAGTATGCGCTATAAGTTCAACTTCATCGCCGACGTGGTGGACAAGATCGCCCCAGCGGTGGTCCATTTGGAGCTGTTCCTTAG GATGCCATTCTCCAAGCAGGAGATTCCAGTATCCAGCGGCTCTGGGTTCATTGTGTCCGAAGACGGCTGGATCGTCACCAATGCCCACGTCCTCTCCAATAAACAGCGCATCAGAGTGGGACTGAAAAGCGGCACTCAGTATGATGCCAGTGTCAAGGACGTGGACCAGAAGTTAGACATAGCGCTCATTAAAATCGAGTCAGAT AATCCCCTGCCAGTGCTGCTACTGGGCCGATCATCAGATCTGCGGCCCGGAGAATTCGTGGTTGCAGTGGGCAGCCCCTTCTCCCTGCAGAACACCGTCACGACGGGAATCATCAGCACCACACAGCGCGGAGGTCATGAGCTGGGCCTCAAGGATTCTGACATGGAATACATCCAGACTGATGCCATCATTAac TATGGAAACTCAGGAGGTCCACTGGTTAACTTG GATGGCGAAGTCATCGGCATTAACACGCTGAAGGTCACGGCAGGAATATCATTCGCGATTCCTTCGGACAGAATACGGCAGTTCCTCGCAGAATCATACGACCGGCAAATGAAAG GAAAAACACTCCCAAAGAAGAAGTACATGGGAGTGAGAATGCTTCAGCTCTCAGCTGG TTTGATCAGAGATCTGAAGGACCGCGACAGAGACTTTCCCGATGTCAGCTCAGGTGTGTACGTCTATGAGGTGATCCCCGGAACAGCTGCAGCCAG GTGA
- the htra4 gene encoding serine protease HTRA1 isoform X1, producing the protein MLKFAACIFFLSVVDSRLIRKRQTHCPEVCDSSTCPPSPESCYYGVVKDRCGCCQVCASGEGDVCGDRGAGVCGVGMVCRYSKSSRRKHRGSCVCSSEEPVCGSDWRTYPSVCRLRAENRRADLKGTPRVILIQRGSCDSGPHNPGSMRYKFNFIADVVDKIAPAVVHLELFLRMPFSKQEIPVSSGSGFIVSEDGWIVTNAHVLSNKQRIRVGLKSGTQYDASVKDVDQKLDIALIKIESDNPLPVLLLGRSSDLRPGEFVVAVGSPFSLQNTVTTGIISTTQRGGHELGLKDSDMEYIQTDAIINYGNSGGPLVNLDGEVIGINTLKVTAGISFAIPSDRIRQFLAESYDRQMKGKTLPKKKYMGVRMLQLSAGLIRDLKDRDRDFPDVSSGVYVYEVIPGTAAASSGIKDRDVIVSINSELIQTTEDVSQAVQSSETLSVVVRRLDKEVTLTVIPEEID; encoded by the exons ATGCTGAAGTTTGCGGCTTGTATTTTCTTCCTCTCCGTGGTTGACTCGAGGTTAATCCGAAAAAGGCAAACGCACTGCCCAGAGGTCTGCGACTCCTCTACCTGTCCTCCCAGCCCGGAGTCGTGCTATTACGGCGTGGTGAAGGACCGCTGCGGCTGCTGCCAGGTCTGCGCGTCCGGAGAGGGCGACGTCTGTGGCGATCGCGGAGCCGGGGTGTGCGGCGTGGGCATGGTCTGCAGGTACTCTAAGAGCAGCAGGCGAAAGCACCGGGGATCCTGCGTGTGCAGTTCCGAGGAACCCGTGTGCGGGAGCGACTGGAGGACATACCCCAGTGTCTGCCGCCTGAGAGCCGAAAACAGGAGAGCTGACCTGAAGGGGACCCCCCGGGTGATCCTGATCCAGCGGGGGAGCTGCGACTCAG GACCACACAATCCTGGAAGTATGCGCTATAAGTTCAACTTCATCGCCGACGTGGTGGACAAGATCGCCCCAGCGGTGGTCCATTTGGAGCTGTTCCTTAG GATGCCATTCTCCAAGCAGGAGATTCCAGTATCCAGCGGCTCTGGGTTCATTGTGTCCGAAGACGGCTGGATCGTCACCAATGCCCACGTCCTCTCCAATAAACAGCGCATCAGAGTGGGACTGAAAAGCGGCACTCAGTATGATGCCAGTGTCAAGGACGTGGACCAGAAGTTAGACATAGCGCTCATTAAAATCGAGTCAGAT AATCCCCTGCCAGTGCTGCTACTGGGCCGATCATCAGATCTGCGGCCCGGAGAATTCGTGGTTGCAGTGGGCAGCCCCTTCTCCCTGCAGAACACCGTCACGACGGGAATCATCAGCACCACACAGCGCGGAGGTCATGAGCTGGGCCTCAAGGATTCTGACATGGAATACATCCAGACTGATGCCATCATTAac TATGGAAACTCAGGAGGTCCACTGGTTAACTTG GATGGCGAAGTCATCGGCATTAACACGCTGAAGGTCACGGCAGGAATATCATTCGCGATTCCTTCGGACAGAATACGGCAGTTCCTCGCAGAATCATACGACCGGCAAATGAAAG GAAAAACACTCCCAAAGAAGAAGTACATGGGAGTGAGAATGCTTCAGCTCTCAGCTGG TTTGATCAGAGATCTGAAGGACCGCGACAGAGACTTTCCCGATGTCAGCTCAGGTGTGTACGTCTATGAGGTGATCCCCGGAACAGCTGCAGCCAG CTCCGGCATCAAGGACCGGGACGTGATCGTCAGCATCAACAGTGAGCTCATCCAAACCACAGAGGATGTCAGTCAGGCCGTCCAGTCCAGCGAAACGCTTTCTGTGGTGGTGCGGCGGTTGGACAAGGAAGTGACACTCACGGTGATCCCTGAGGAAATAGACTAG
- the tm2d2 gene encoding TM2 domain-containing protein 2 — MFRVSVSYVLLCGQVLLLLTVLLLQCLEGIQSQNASITPENRLVASVSDEPLNGTFSVSVVQGNDSLVYNPPSPVVLCSYLPDEFVTCQEPVDHQGNSTAFQGTGHGCVKFGGQAYKDVNHTRVICYALDGIECAGSREFLRGSEPCIKYTGHYFITTLLYSFFLGCFGVDRFCLGHTGTAVGKLLTLGGLGIWWFVDLILLITGGLMPSDGSNWCTFY; from the exons ATGTTTCGGGTTTCGGTGAGCTACGTTTTGCTGTGTGGACAGGTGCTCTTACTTCTGACGGTATTGCTATTGCAATGTTTGGAAGGTATCCAGTCTCAAAATGCGTCCATCACGCCTGAAAATCGGTTGGTGGCGAGTGTTTCGGATGAGCCGCTTAACGGGACGTTTTCCGTATCAGTAGTTCAAGGGAACGACTCCCTGGTGTATAATCCCCCATCGCCAGTTGTTCTTTGTAGCTACTT ACCAGATGAGTTCGTAACCTGTCAGGAGCCTGTGGACCACCAGGGCAACTCGACGGCATTCCAGGGAACGGGGCACGGTTGTGTGAAG TTTGGAGGCCAGGCGTATAAAGATGTGAACCACACACGAGTGATCTGCTACGCTCTGGATGGTATCGAGTGCGCTGGATCTCGAGAGTTTTTGAGAGGAAGCGAGCCTTGCATTAA GTACACGGGACACTACTTCATCACCACGCTGTTGTACTCGTTCTTCCTCGGGTGTTTCGGCGTAGACCGCTTCTGCCTCGGCCACACTGGCACAGCTGTGGGCAAACTGCTCACcctgggaggtctgggcatctggTGGTTTGTGGATTTAATTCTACTTATTACTGGGGGACTAATGCCCAGCGATGGCAGCAACTGGTGCACCTTCTACTGA